A window of the Desulfobacterales bacterium genome harbors these coding sequences:
- a CDS encoding UDP-N-acetylmuramoyl-tripeptide--D-alanyl-D-alanine ligase, whose amino-acid sequence MIEEINPIPWTADDIIKASNGKFILNGKNTKFINISIDSRKIKEDEFFIPIKGANHDAHAFIPDVISKKIKGIMIENNQVNNIAQDILNEFNKNGGIIIGVDDTLKGLQNLASFQLKRSKASVIGITGSNGKTSTRSMTSSVVEQRFCTLSTIGNFNNEFGLPLSLLRLNSNHKLAVLELGMNHKGEISRLCEICQPDIGVITNIGNAHIEGVGSIEGVMDAKGELLLNMKKNGAAVLNADNKYTMKLSEKTDKKILLFGLSQHAEIKAAFLKNNGFGTSFNLILPSGTIDVNLNVPGEFMVINALAAASVGYLLNLNIDEIKTGLENFKPANHRMNIIKKNSGAHIIDDTYNANPSSMESAAQTLKSLCNNNQSIFVAGDMFELGINSEELHRNVGKLIGKIGIDKLYASGKFSEFFVEGAKKGGISSKNIFTGSLNDIAKKINAEIQKNDWILVKGSRMMGMEKLVEQIN is encoded by the coding sequence ATGATAGAAGAAATTAATCCTATCCCATGGACAGCGGATGATATTATTAAAGCATCAAATGGTAAATTTATACTAAACGGAAAAAATACAAAATTTATTAATATTTCTATAGATTCAAGGAAAATAAAAGAAGATGAATTCTTTATTCCAATAAAAGGCGCTAATCATGATGCTCATGCTTTTATTCCGGATGTAATATCAAAAAAAATCAAGGGAATTATGATTGAAAATAATCAGGTTAACAATATTGCTCAAGATATCTTAAACGAATTTAACAAAAATGGTGGAATAATTATTGGCGTTGATGATACATTAAAAGGGCTACAAAACCTTGCATCTTTTCAATTAAAGCGTTCAAAAGCTTCAGTTATAGGTATAACTGGTTCTAATGGTAAAACGAGCACAAGGAGCATGACATCATCTGTTGTTGAACAACGTTTTTGCACTTTATCTACTATCGGCAATTTTAACAATGAATTTGGGCTACCTCTTTCACTTCTGAGACTGAACTCAAACCATAAATTGGCGGTTCTTGAACTCGGAATGAATCATAAAGGTGAAATCTCGCGGTTGTGTGAAATATGCCAACCTGATATTGGAGTTATAACAAACATCGGAAATGCTCACATTGAAGGAGTAGGATCAATTGAAGGCGTAATGGATGCAAAAGGAGAACTCCTTTTAAATATGAAAAAAAATGGAGCCGCTGTTCTTAATGCTGATAACAAATATACGATGAAGCTCTCAGAAAAAACCGATAAAAAAATATTACTTTTTGGACTATCTCAACATGCTGAAATTAAAGCTGCTTTTTTAAAAAATAATGGTTTTGGAACATCATTTAATCTTATTTTACCGTCAGGAACAATTGATGTAAACCTTAATGTGCCAGGAGAATTTATGGTTATCAACGCTCTTGCCGCTGCTTCAGTAGGTTATTTACTAAATCTTAATATTGATGAAATAAAAACTGGATTGGAAAATTTTAAACCGGCTAACCATAGAATGAATATAATCAAAAAAAATTCGGGTGCACATATAATTGATGATACTTACAATGCTAATCCGTCATCAATGGAGTCAGCGGCACAAACTTTAAAATCTTTATGCAATAACAATCAAAGTATTTTTGTAGCTGGAGATATGTTTGAACTCGGAATTAATTCAGAAGAACTCCATAGAAATGTTGGAAAACTAATTGGAAAAATAGGCATAGATAAACTGTATGCCTCGGGAAAGTTTTCTGAATTTTTTGTAGAGGGTGCAAAAAAAGGCGGAATATCTTCTAAAAATATTTTTACTGGTTCTTTAAATGATATTGCAAAAAAAATTAATGCTGAAATACAAAAAAATGATTGGATACTTGTTAAAGGCTCACGAATGATGGGAATGGAAAAACTTGTCGAACAAATAAATTGA
- a CDS encoding phospho-N-acetylmuramoyl-pentapeptide-transferase, which translates to MLYLLLYPLHTKISFFNVFKYITFRTIYASLTAFIIFFLLGPWVIKKLQQLQIGQYVREDGPQSHFSKKGTPTMGGILIIFSILVSVLLWANLSNRYVWIILMLSVLYTIIGFIDDYLKVIKKKSKGLTAKQKFSMQILFAIIPAILIYIGPFNTELTFPFFKKLSFDIGIGYIVFASIVIIGTSNAVNLTDGLDGLAIGPVIIASITYMIFAYVTGHITFADYLQIKYVRDCGEIAVICGAIAGAGVGFLWFNAYPAQVFMGDVGSLPLGALLGIIAVLTKQELLLIIVGGLFVIEALSVIFQVGFFKLTKGKRIFRMAPLHHHFELKGWPEPKVIVRFWIISMALALLSLSALKLR; encoded by the coding sequence ATGTTATATCTTTTGCTTTATCCGCTTCATACAAAAATATCTTTTTTTAACGTTTTTAAATATATAACTTTTAGGACTATTTATGCGAGCCTCACGGCATTTATTATTTTCTTTTTACTCGGCCCTTGGGTAATAAAAAAGCTACAGCAATTACAAATTGGGCAATATGTAAGGGAGGATGGGCCTCAAAGTCATTTTAGTAAAAAAGGTACTCCTACAATGGGAGGGATTTTAATAATTTTTTCAATTTTAGTGTCAGTTCTTTTATGGGCAAATTTATCAAATCGGTATGTTTGGATTATTCTCATGCTATCTGTGCTATATACCATAATCGGTTTTATCGACGATTATTTAAAAGTCATTAAGAAAAAAAGCAAAGGATTAACAGCAAAGCAAAAATTTTCTATGCAGATATTATTCGCTATTATTCCAGCAATTTTAATTTATATTGGTCCTTTTAACACAGAATTGACGTTTCCTTTTTTTAAAAAACTTAGCTTTGACATAGGGATAGGTTATATAGTGTTTGCTTCCATTGTAATAATAGGTACTTCTAATGCTGTAAATCTTACAGACGGCCTAGATGGTCTTGCAATTGGACCTGTAATTATTGCATCAATAACATATATGATTTTTGCCTATGTTACAGGACATATTACTTTTGCTGATTACCTTCAAATAAAATATGTAAGGGACTGTGGTGAAATCGCCGTTATATGTGGAGCGATTGCTGGAGCTGGTGTTGGTTTTTTATGGTTTAATGCATATCCTGCTCAGGTGTTCATGGGAGATGTTGGCTCACTACCATTAGGAGCGCTTTTAGGAATAATAGCTGTATTAACTAAACAAGAACTTCTTTTAATTATAGTTGGAGGATTATTTGTAATTGAAGCCCTTTCCGTAATATTTCAAGTAGGATTTTTTAAACTTACAAAAGGCAAACGAATATTTAGGATGGCTCCATTGCATCACCATTTTGAACTAAAAGGATGGCCTGAACCAAAAGTAATCGTAAGGTTTTGGATTATATCAATGGCATTAGCTCTATTATCATTAAGTGCACTTAAATTAAGGTAA
- the murD gene encoding UDP-N-acetylmuramoyl-L-alanine--D-glutamate ligase, producing the protein MDIKNKNILIVGLGKTGIALAKFLHKRGAKVTATDISKIEDIGEQVKPLKDLGVKLEIGQHITESFINADIILISPGVPHLIPPIREAMNKGVTIMGEIEFAYRFINEPIIAITGTNGKTTVTTLIAEILKNAGKKVFLGGNIGNPLINYVDSGEKADVIIAEISSFQLDTISTFRPKVGVLLNITDDHLDRYKNFNEYVLSKGRIFENQLEDDYAILKGDDSNIRLISENIRSKKIFFSLESNYVSAKEFSFERIRIEMEPDIDCVIRLKNRKIIGIHNIENMIAASMATLCLGIGVGYISKTLNDFKGLSHRIEYVDTVKGIQYYDDSKGTNIDAVYKAVDAFESKVVIIMGGIYKGGEFDSLKEIIGKKVKAIVAIGEAKDKIKSSLSSYVQVEIAKTMDEAVNTATTLAEHNGVVLLSPGCSSFDMFKSYVHRGEIFCKAVKKIKDAE; encoded by the coding sequence ATGGACATTAAAAATAAAAACATATTAATTGTAGGTCTTGGAAAAACTGGGATCGCATTAGCAAAATTTTTGCACAAAAGAGGCGCTAAAGTTACCGCTACCGATATTTCAAAAATTGAAGATATTGGCGAACAAGTTAAGCCTTTAAAAGACTTAGGTGTAAAATTAGAAATCGGACAACATATAACTGAATCATTTATAAATGCTGATATTATTTTAATAAGTCCCGGGGTACCACATTTAATTCCACCCATTCGAGAAGCCATGAATAAAGGCGTAACAATAATGGGTGAAATAGAATTTGCATATCGATTTATTAATGAACCAATAATAGCTATAACCGGCACTAACGGAAAAACTACTGTAACCACTTTGATCGCAGAAATATTGAAAAATGCAGGGAAAAAAGTATTTTTAGGTGGAAATATTGGCAATCCACTTATTAACTATGTTGACAGCGGAGAAAAGGCTGACGTCATTATAGCTGAAATCAGTAGTTTTCAGCTTGATACGATTTCAACGTTTAGACCAAAAGTTGGTGTATTACTGAATATAACTGATGATCATTTAGATAGATATAAAAATTTTAATGAATATGTCCTGTCAAAAGGCAGGATTTTTGAAAATCAATTGGAAGATGACTATGCTATTTTAAAAGGAGATGATAGTAATATCAGATTAATCAGTGAAAATATACGGAGCAAAAAAATTTTTTTCAGTTTAGAAAGCAACTATGTGTCAGCAAAAGAATTTAGCTTTGAAAGAATACGAATAGAAATGGAGCCGGATATTGATTGTGTTATACGGCTCAAAAATAGAAAAATCATAGGTATTCATAACATTGAAAACATGATTGCGGCGAGTATGGCGACTTTATGTTTAGGAATTGGAGTAGGCTATATAAGCAAAACTCTTAACGATTTTAAAGGATTATCCCATCGAATCGAATATGTTGATACTGTTAAAGGCATTCAATATTATGATGATTCTAAGGGAACAAATATTGACGCTGTTTATAAAGCTGTTGATGCTTTTGAATCAAAGGTTGTTATCATAATGGGCGGCATATATAAAGGTGGTGAATTCGACTCCCTTAAAGAAATAATAGGTAAAAAAGTAAAAGCCATTGTTGCCATCGGAGAAGCAAAAGATAAAATAAAATCATCACTTTCATCTTATGTTCAAGTTGAAATTGCAAAAACTATGGATGAGGCTGTAAATACTGCAACTACGCTTGCAGAACATAATGGAGTTGTACTTCTTTCTCCGGGTTGTTCAAGCTTTGATATGTTTAAAAGTTATGTCCATAGAGGAGAAATATTTTGTAAAGCTGTAAAAAAAATAAAGGATGCAGAATAA